The following are encoded in a window of Salinibacter ruber DSM 13855 genomic DNA:
- the guaA gene encoding glutamine-hydrolyzing GMP synthase codes for MHDKIVVLDFGSQYTQLIARRVRETGVYSEIRPCTVEADAIDALNPSGVILSGGPCSVYDEAGPALDPALLELERPDGTPVPLLGICYGLQAMAHQFGGEVARADRREFGRAQLQVPPDGQEKSLLFEGVPSGSTVWMSHSDHLTDLPDGYEVIARTDNAPVAAVRDTDGPYYGVQFHPEVVHTDYGRQILENFAHAICGCSGDWTPASFVEEQTETIRDRVGDRHVILGLSGGVDSSVAAALLQRALGDQLHCIFVNNGLLRKGEWNQVQDTFRGHFEMDLRTTDATDRFLERLDGVTDPEEKRTIVGNTFIEVFEEQTEAIAADLGHRPTYLAQGTLYPDLIESVSFKGPSVTIKTHHNVGGLPEELDFDLIEPFRELFKDEVREIGRLLDVPDPIVGRHPFPGPGLAIRILGQITRERLALLREADAIFIEELRANDLYDEVWQAFAVLLPVQAVGVMGDERTYENVCALRAVTSVDGMTADWAHLPHDFLGHVSNRIVNEVPGINRIVYDVSSKPPATIEWE; via the coding sequence ATGCACGATAAGATCGTTGTTCTGGACTTCGGCTCGCAATACACGCAACTCATCGCGCGTCGGGTGCGGGAGACCGGAGTGTATTCGGAGATTCGCCCCTGTACCGTCGAGGCGGACGCGATCGACGCCCTGAACCCGAGTGGCGTTATTCTGTCGGGGGGGCCCTGTTCGGTCTACGACGAGGCGGGGCCGGCCCTTGACCCGGCCCTGCTTGAGCTGGAGCGCCCCGACGGCACCCCGGTGCCGCTGCTGGGCATCTGCTACGGCCTGCAGGCCATGGCCCACCAGTTTGGGGGCGAGGTGGCCCGGGCCGACCGGCGCGAGTTTGGGCGGGCGCAGCTGCAGGTGCCGCCGGACGGGCAGGAGAAGTCGCTTCTCTTCGAAGGCGTGCCGAGCGGCTCGACCGTCTGGATGAGCCACAGCGACCACCTGACCGACCTCCCCGACGGCTACGAGGTGATTGCCCGGACCGACAACGCCCCGGTGGCCGCCGTGCGCGACACGGACGGGCCCTACTACGGCGTGCAGTTTCACCCGGAGGTGGTGCACACGGACTACGGCCGCCAGATTCTGGAGAACTTTGCGCACGCGATCTGCGGGTGCAGCGGCGACTGGACCCCCGCCTCGTTCGTGGAAGAGCAGACCGAGACGATTCGGGACCGAGTGGGGGATCGCCACGTCATCCTGGGGCTCTCCGGGGGCGTGGACTCGTCGGTCGCCGCCGCCCTTCTGCAGCGGGCCCTGGGCGATCAGCTCCACTGCATCTTCGTGAACAACGGCCTCCTGCGGAAGGGGGAGTGGAACCAGGTGCAGGATACGTTCCGCGGCCACTTCGAGATGGACCTGCGCACCACCGACGCCACGGACCGCTTTCTGGAGCGGCTCGACGGGGTGACGGACCCGGAGGAGAAGCGAACCATCGTCGGCAACACGTTCATCGAGGTGTTCGAGGAGCAGACCGAGGCCATCGCCGCCGACCTGGGACACCGGCCCACCTACCTCGCCCAGGGCACGCTCTACCCCGATCTCATCGAGAGCGTCTCGTTTAAGGGCCCGTCCGTCACCATCAAAACCCACCACAACGTCGGCGGGCTGCCCGAAGAGCTCGACTTCGACCTCATCGAGCCCTTCCGGGAGCTGTTCAAGGACGAGGTGCGCGAGATCGGGCGCCTGCTGGACGTGCCGGACCCAATCGTGGGGCGGCATCCCTTCCCGGGGCCGGGCCTCGCCATCCGCATCCTCGGACAAATCACGCGGGAGCGGCTGGCCCTGCTGCGAGAGGCGGACGCCATTTTCATCGAGGAGCTGCGCGCCAACGACCTCTACGACGAGGTCTGGCAGGCCTTCGCCGTCCTCCTGCCGGTGCAGGCGGTGGGCGTGATGGGGGATGAGCGCACCTACGAAAACGTGTGCGCCCTGCGCGCCGTAACCAGCGTGGACGGCATGACGGCCGACTGGGCCCACCTCCCCCACGACTTTCTGGGGCACGTCTCGAATCGCATCGTCAACGAGGTGCCCGGCATCAACCGGATCGTCTACGACGTGAGCTCCAAGCCGCCGGCCACCATCGAGTGGGAATAA